AATAAAACCATCTGTATAATACATTTTAAGATTAAATTGATAAGAGAGTGCTCTAAAAAAGTTAAAACAAGAGAGGTACTAGCAACCTCTCTGGTTGTCCATTTCTGTATTATTGAGCAATTCTTAATGCTTTAATGGAACAGGCCAATGCTTTTACAATAAGCACTTCTACAGGAGTAGTGCAAAAGAGGGAAAGAGTCGGTTAGCTACCTTACCTCTCTAGGAGTCCTTCGAGGCTTCTCTACACATACCTACACCAATTTCTTTTAATTGCTCACAACCATTATGTACCTTACATAATAAACTGAAAGACGTATACAGAACCTTGAGTACATTTGGGCAACTTAAGTAGTTGGGTTAGGTGTACAACAACTGTTCAAGCTGTACAGAATAAAGGGTTGTCAACTAATATGCAGTTCAAAGCTCATAAGAGAACGGGTACAAGGAGAGCCCTTGAATGCCTGTAAAAGGTTCAGAACAACAAACTGCTTGAATGCTTCAACACAACAATCGTGATTGAGACAAAACTTGGTCTACATCCACATTCATATCTTGAATCTGTTCTTAACACTGAAATTTAGTACAAGCTAGACCTAAACTCAATCAAATCTACTGACATGGATGTAAATAAATGCAGGTAATAAGTTCAACTATGGTTAAGGGGAGTAACCAAAAAGAAATTTATATCACAAATCGCAATCAAGCAAATACCATGTTACGCAATGAAGTATCATGTGTTGCTAGTTTCAATCAGACTCCCATCTATTAAACAGGTGCTTCTACAAGGTAATTAAACTCGAAACAATAGTTGAAGTCTCTCATCTAATCCCAGTTCTTGTAAATACCTTGTACTATCGTAGCAAGCTCTAGGTTTAGACGACAGTTTTCAAGGCTTCAAGAAAGGGAAGCTCAGTACACCCCAAACATAAGGCTGCAGGGGATTTATATCCTAATCTACCCCTTTTGCATTTCTTCAACCATATACACCTTTCCGCCTTATAGCAAAAGCAGTCGAACATCAAAAGAGAATACTTTTCCAGACCAAAGACTTTGAttacttttacattttttttctataaCTAATGTGAGATTTCAACTCTTTGAACCAGTCCCGGACAATAAAGTCTTGTCAGCACAAGCCGCACAAAAGTTTAATCTTGACATGACAAAGTAAAACAGTCTCTAGACCTCTATTAACTACCGAACAGCACCATACTGCTCAAAAGTTTTAATACAATTAGGTTACCTAATTATTCATTTAAGCACCAGAGTTGTTCATGCTTTATTATATCTTTTATTATAGCCATAGTTCTATGATCAAACATTCAATCATGAAAAGATATAACAACCTCAGAAATCACTGAAAAGACAAGGTGAGTAGCACGTGAATCTTAATCAAGTGAAAAAATTGCAGAGCAATGATATTGACATAAAATTCTgagaagtaaaaaaaattaagaatgaaaTTAACACTGTATGGACGATATACAACCAGTAAAAACAAAACTGTCTCTGATCTATTTGATTGCTCAAGCTACTCATTAGGAGAAACAGAAGCAACAAGGGTAAGAAAGAACAAATGACCATATCTAACAATTTCTTTTGTGGTAATGCAATCACATAATAGCTGATAAATTCATCACTCACTAGAGGTTGTCTTCTGTTAGCAATCAATGAAGAACTTCCAACTTCCTCTATTCGTTCTTCCAAGCATACAGCATGAGCGAGAATCCTAGCCCTTGTGACTTGCTGTCTGAAAATCTCTGTGAAAACGACCACTGCAGGGCACTTGGATCGGATTGTGGTTGGCCAGACCACAACTTCTCGGCTGAGAGGCATGTCTTGAACATAAATACAGCATTTCCAGGTGATGTACCAAAGAGCCAATTGTGCACATCCCAGAAAACTTCAACTGCAAGCCCATCAACCAAGATGGTGTGATTTCCCCGGAACTTCCACCGAAGCCTCTTCACCTGCATCACCGTCTTGCTGTCTACACGGACAATAAGGCATGGATCATTGACCCCAACTGTGTCGCATTCAATCACAAGATCATGAACTTGACCATCATTACAAAACCGAGCCTTCGTGGTGAACAACTTCTTCCCGAAAATGTGCTCTCTCCTGGCAATGCAAACAGCATTAGAAGATGCAGGGCTAGCACTAGTCTTTTTAAAAGCTTCCTTTCTCATATCTCCAAGAAGGAGAATCATCTGCCGGTCCACCACAATTCCCACATAATATCCGTCTACCGGTTCAGGCCCAGATCCAAATTTTGCAGAAGAAAAGTCCCAATATATATCAATTTTACTAGAATAAGCTTCTAAACTCTTGGACCCTCTTCTCTTGGAGAACAACCAGGGTTTAATATCGACCTTACAAAGACACTGATTTGACGAATCATCTATCCCAACACTAAGGCCTTGACCCATCAAATTCCTACTCcatgtgacagtaatcaagcaAGTCCGGCTGCGCAACCGGCATTGATAGATACAAGTAACCAAATTCTGGGCAGTCCTACTAGTATTATGATTATTCGACGAAGAAGAATCAGCAACTTGAACCCCATTTTCACCAAAACAAGATGGGAAATCCCTCATTTTCAAGGCAAGACTTTCTCTCAGGAATTTTCACAAAGAGATTGAGCCCCTTATTCAACCAAAGCAAACAAAATACAACAGCACTCAGAATTGAGCTAAAAACTCAAACTTGAAcacatcacaaaaaaaaaaagcagagaaGGAGAGCCAAGTAAACTCTTACCTCAATTGACTGATTAcagacaaaacccagaaatctatCTCAAAAAATGCTCCAGAATCTGACT
Above is a genomic segment from Rosa chinensis cultivar Old Blush chromosome 3, RchiOBHm-V2, whole genome shotgun sequence containing:
- the LOC112193423 gene encoding uncharacterized protein LOC112193423, with amino-acid sequence MRDFPSCFGENGVQVADSSSSNNHNTSRTAQNLVTCIYQCRLRSRTCLITVTWSRNLMGQGLSVGIDDSSNQCLCKVDIKPWLFSKRRGSKSLEAYSSKIDIYWDFSSAKFGSGPEPVDGYYVGIVVDRQMILLLGDMRKEAFKKTSASPASSNAVCIARREHIFGKKLFTTKARFCNDGQVHDLVIECDTVGVNDPCLIVRVDSKTVMQVKRLRWKFRGNHTILVDGLAVEVFWDVHNWLFGTSPGNAVFMFKTCLSAEKLWSGQPQSDPSALQWSFSQRFSDSKSQGLGFSLMLYAWKNE